One Flavobacterium sp. 90 DNA segment encodes these proteins:
- a CDS encoding MFS transporter, translated as MTNKIEKRDPYQALRYREFNVFLLLRFAMVFAWAMQFIVIEWEVYSLTKNPLSLGIIGLMEVIPAVGMALFAGHIVDQKEKKGLLVKCILGFSVISFGLFLLTWPKVVGDLAPTIVLYSIYALVFLGGLVRAFLGPTIFSLLSLIIPKKAYPNAATWSSSVWQIGAVMGPALAGFSINWIGVHWSMCIVFGFSILSLIALSQISKKPIVNPKIGESIKDSLTEGLTFVFRNQIVLGALSLDMIAVLFGGAVALLPVFAQDILKVGAEGFGVLRAAPAVGSFITMLVSAYVPLYENAGKKLLVAIFVFGLSIILFGLSTSFWLSVFALFLSGLADGISVVIRQTILQLKTPDHMRGRVGAVNSIFVGSSNELGAFESGATAKLMGTVTSVVFGGSVTLLTVIVTALKSPTFRNLDLNKEMEEHHNQE; from the coding sequence ATGACGAATAAAATAGAAAAGCGAGATCCTTATCAGGCATTGCGCTACAGAGAATTTAATGTTTTTTTATTATTGCGTTTTGCCATGGTTTTTGCCTGGGCGATGCAGTTTATTGTGATCGAATGGGAAGTTTACAGTTTAACTAAAAATCCACTTTCGCTTGGGATTATTGGTTTAATGGAAGTTATTCCCGCCGTTGGTATGGCATTATTTGCCGGACATATTGTCGATCAAAAGGAAAAGAAAGGATTATTGGTAAAATGTATTCTGGGATTTTCTGTAATTAGTTTCGGATTGTTTTTACTGACGTGGCCAAAAGTGGTTGGTGATTTAGCGCCAACGATTGTTTTATATTCAATTTATGCTTTAGTTTTTTTAGGCGGATTAGTACGAGCCTTTCTTGGTCCAACTATTTTCTCTCTTCTATCGCTGATTATTCCTAAAAAAGCATATCCAAATGCTGCAACTTGGAGTAGTTCGGTTTGGCAAATTGGTGCTGTTATGGGACCGGCGCTGGCTGGATTCTCAATTAACTGGATTGGCGTTCACTGGTCAATGTGTATCGTTTTTGGATTCTCAATACTTTCCTTAATTGCTTTATCGCAAATCAGTAAAAAACCAATCGTAAATCCTAAGATTGGAGAATCTATAAAAGACAGTCTTACAGAGGGTTTAACTTTTGTATTTAGAAACCAAATCGTTTTAGGCGCCTTATCGCTTGACATGATTGCAGTACTTTTTGGAGGTGCAGTTGCGTTATTACCTGTTTTTGCTCAGGATATTTTAAAAGTTGGCGCAGAAGGTTTTGGTGTATTGAGAGCTGCTCCGGCGGTAGGTTCTTTCATTACGATGCTCGTTTCTGCTTATGTGCCTTTGTATGAAAATGCAGGAAAGAAACTTTTAGTAGCCATATTTGTTTTCGGATTATCGATCATTTTATTCGGTCTTTCTACGTCATTCTGGCTTTCTGTTTTTGCTTTATTTTTAAGCGGACTTGCTGACGGAATTTCTGTAGTAATTCGTCAAACGATTTTACAGCTTAAAACTCCCGATCATATGCGCGGAAGAGTTGGTGCAGTAAATTCAATTTTTGTTGGATCTTCTAATGAATTGGGTGCTTTTGAAAGTGGTGCAACCGCTAAATTAATGGGAACTGTAACTTCTGTTGTTTTTGGAGGAAGTGTTACTCTATTGACTGTTATTGTAACAGCATTAAAATCGCCGACATTCAGAAATTTAGATCTGAATAAAGAGATGGAGGAACATCATAATCAGGAGTAA
- the rpoN gene encoding RNA polymerase factor sigma-54, with translation MLKQFLNLKLSQKLSPQQIQLMKLIQLPTQAFEQRLLEEMNENPALEAGKEEEYEADEFANEDYDDYDDAESDRIEADDINIDEYLSDDDTPDYKTQVNNYSEDEERETPFASPISFHQDLINQLNTFILNDEEREIAEFLVGSIDDMGYIRRSVPDIVDDMAFTQGIYTDEKMVEKMLQVIHELEPSGVGARDLQECLLLQLKHKTPTEYVDLAIDIIENQFDAFTKKHYDKLLQKYGVSNEQLKKAIHEIERLNPKPGGSYTGNNKVTENVVPDFAIRIVDGELELTLNGRNAPSLHVSKDYQEMMQTYKDSRDKSSAQKDAVQFIKQKLDSAKWFIDAIRQRQETLFVTMNAIMHYQEEYFLDGDETKLKPMILKDIADMVGLDISTISRVANSKYVETPYGTKLIKEFFSEAMKNDQGEDVSTLEIKKILQNTIEEEDKKKPLPDDQLAEILKEKGYPIARRTIAKYREQLDIPVARMRKKI, from the coding sequence ATGCTAAAGCAATTTTTAAATTTAAAATTATCCCAAAAATTATCTCCACAGCAAATTCAGCTGATGAAGTTAATTCAATTGCCTACGCAAGCTTTTGAGCAACGTTTATTAGAAGAAATGAACGAAAACCCGGCATTAGAAGCTGGAAAAGAAGAAGAATACGAAGCCGATGAATTCGCCAATGAAGACTACGACGATTATGATGATGCTGAATCTGACAGAATAGAAGCAGACGACATTAATATTGACGAATACTTAAGCGACGATGATACTCCGGATTATAAAACTCAGGTGAATAATTACAGTGAAGACGAAGAAAGAGAAACACCGTTTGCTTCTCCGATAAGTTTTCATCAGGATTTAATCAATCAGTTAAATACTTTTATTTTAAATGATGAAGAACGCGAAATCGCCGAATTCCTTGTTGGAAGTATTGACGATATGGGTTACATCCGCAGAAGCGTTCCGGATATTGTAGATGATATGGCGTTTACTCAGGGTATTTATACGGATGAGAAAATGGTCGAAAAAATGCTTCAGGTAATTCATGAATTAGAACCTTCGGGAGTTGGAGCGCGTGATTTGCAGGAATGTTTATTATTGCAATTAAAGCACAAAACGCCAACAGAATATGTTGATTTAGCAATTGATATTATCGAAAATCAGTTTGATGCTTTTACCAAAAAACATTACGATAAACTGCTTCAGAAATATGGTGTTTCGAATGAACAGCTTAAAAAAGCGATTCACGAAATCGAAAGACTAAACCCAAAACCGGGCGGATCTTATACCGGAAACAACAAAGTAACTGAAAATGTGGTTCCAGATTTTGCCATCAGAATTGTTGATGGAGAATTAGAACTGACTTTAAACGGAAGAAATGCTCCGTCTTTGCATGTTTCTAAAGATTATCAGGAAATGATGCAGACGTATAAAGATTCTCGTGATAAATCATCGGCACAAAAAGATGCGGTTCAGTTTATCAAACAAAAACTGGATTCGGCTAAATGGTTTATTGATGCAATAAGACAACGTCAGGAAACACTTTTTGTAACCATGAATGCGATTATGCATTATCAGGAAGAATACTTTTTAGACGGCGATGAAACGAAACTAAAACCAATGATCTTAAAAGACATTGCGGATATGGTTGGTTTGGATATTTCGACGATTTCGCGTGTTGCAAACAGTAAATACGTTGAAACACCATACGGAACGAAACTAATCAAAGAGTTTTTCTCTGAAGCAATGAAAAACGATCAGGGTGAAGATGTTTCGACTTTAGAGATCAAAAAAATTCTTCAGAATACAATTGAAGAAGAAGATAAAAAGAAACCTTTACCAGACGATCAATTGGCAGAAATTCTAAAAGAAAAAGGATATCCAATCGCCAGAAGAACGATTGCAAAATATCGTGAACAGCTTGATATTCCGGTGGCAAGAATGAGGAAGAAGATTTAA
- a CDS encoding HopJ type III effector protein, giving the protein MSIQAFLEKLKQTPTEITLPETIAVIEENYNFTPTAFQNGTQHNAAGENSGSCKLFSFAKLQNLSKEETLACFGAFYFEEVLGDPSGTNHQNIRNFINLGWDGVKFEGNALEAK; this is encoded by the coding sequence ATGAGCATACAAGCCTTTTTAGAAAAATTAAAACAAACTCCAACCGAAATAACACTTCCTGAAACTATTGCTGTAATCGAAGAAAATTACAACTTCACGCCAACAGCTTTTCAAAACGGAACTCAACATAATGCCGCCGGAGAAAATTCTGGTTCATGCAAATTGTTTTCTTTCGCGAAGTTGCAAAATCTAAGCAAAGAAGAAACTTTAGCTTGTTTTGGAGCTTTCTATTTTGAAGAAGTTTTAGGCGATCCAAGCGGAACAAATCACCAAAACATTAGAAACTTTATCAACTTAGGTTGGGACGGAGTTAAGTTCGAAGGAAATGCTTTAGAAGCAAAATAA
- a CDS encoding alpha/beta hydrolase, producing MKSFLLAFVLTISFFANGQNLYIKTYGNKKDKSIIFIHGGPSGNSTLFEGTTAQKLANLGFYVIVYDRRGEGRSSDPDAKFTYAEAFQDLNTIYKKYNLKKATLLAHSFGGLVATLYTEKYPKNVSKLILAGALFSQQETYDHILNSLKKKYLKIKDSKNLNKIAYVEKLDKNSAGYRKHCFDLASDNDYFKMPKPTKASKKLYADYEASEFFKTNIRNKNAPLLFYQNEKQNNIDTRSSLKKINAEGISIYAIYGKDDGVFSPAQIASIKDLVGKNHFAFLDNCSHYLFVDQQQEFLSKIKQWYK from the coding sequence ATGAAATCATTTCTTCTTGCTTTCGTTTTAACAATATCCTTTTTCGCAAACGGACAAAATCTCTACATTAAAACATACGGAAATAAAAAAGATAAAAGCATTATTTTTATTCACGGAGGTCCAAGTGGTAATTCGACTTTATTTGAAGGTACAACGGCTCAAAAATTGGCTAATCTTGGGTTTTATGTAATTGTTTACGACCGAAGAGGCGAGGGAAGATCTTCAGATCCTGATGCGAAATTTACTTATGCAGAAGCTTTTCAGGATTTAAATACCATTTATAAAAAGTATAATTTAAAGAAAGCGACTCTTCTTGCACATAGTTTTGGCGGATTGGTTGCAACCCTTTATACCGAAAAATATCCTAAGAATGTGAGTAAGCTTATTTTAGCAGGAGCTTTATTTTCGCAGCAAGAAACTTATGATCACATTTTAAATTCTTTGAAGAAAAAATATTTGAAAATTAAGGATTCTAAAAACCTCAATAAAATAGCTTACGTAGAAAAACTGGATAAAAACTCGGCAGGATATAGAAAACATTGTTTTGATTTGGCAAGTGATAATGATTATTTTAAAATGCCAAAGCCAACCAAAGCATCAAAAAAGTTATATGCTGATTACGAAGCAAGTGAGTTTTTTAAAACTAATATTCGAAATAAAAATGCTCCGCTACTTTTTTACCAAAACGAAAAGCAAAATAATATCGACACAAGATCGTCTTTAAAAAAGATAAACGCGGAAGGTATTTCTATCTACGCCATTTATGGAAAAGACGATGGTGTTTTTTCACCGGCACAAATAGCTTCAATTAAAGATTTGGTTGGTAAAAATCATTTTGCCTTTTTGGATAATTGCTCTCATTATTTGTTTGTAGATCAACAACAAGAGTTCTTATCTAAAATTAAGCAGTGGTATAAGTAA
- a CDS encoding UDP-2,3-diacylglucosamine diphosphatase, with the protein MKKVYFASDQHFGAPTPELSLPREQKFVAWLDVVKQDAEAIFLLGDLFDFWFEYKTVVPKGFVRVLGKLAEIRDSGIPIYFFVGNHDLWMNDYFQTELNIPVYHDNKEFTFNGKTFLIGHGDGKGPGDKGYKRMKKVFTNPFSKWLFRWLHPDIGVSLAQYLSVKNKLISGDEDVKFLGEENEWLVLYAKRKLETKHYNYFIFGHRHLPMILPVGEESKYVNLGDWIGYFTYGVFDGETFELQKFEQ; encoded by the coding sequence ATGAAAAAAGTATATTTCGCTTCTGATCAGCATTTTGGAGCTCCAACTCCTGAATTGAGTTTGCCGCGCGAACAAAAATTTGTAGCTTGGTTAGATGTTGTAAAACAAGATGCAGAAGCTATTTTTTTACTAGGAGATTTATTTGATTTTTGGTTCGAATACAAAACTGTTGTTCCTAAAGGATTCGTTCGTGTATTAGGAAAATTAGCAGAAATTCGTGACAGCGGAATTCCGATTTATTTTTTCGTGGGAAATCATGATTTATGGATGAATGATTATTTTCAAACCGAATTGAATATTCCTGTTTATCACGATAACAAAGAATTTACTTTTAACGGAAAAACATTCCTGATTGGTCATGGTGACGGAAAAGGTCCCGGCGATAAAGGTTATAAAAGAATGAAAAAGGTATTTACAAATCCGTTTTCAAAATGGCTTTTCCGCTGGTTACATCCCGATATTGGTGTGAGTTTAGCACAATATTTATCGGTTAAAAACAAACTGATTTCAGGAGATGAAGATGTAAAATTCTTAGGCGAAGAAAACGAATGGCTTGTTTTGTATGCAAAACGCAAACTCGAAACCAAACATTATAATTACTTCATTTTTGGGCATCGCCATTTACCTATGATTCTTCCTGTTGGAGAAGAATCTAAATATGTAAATCTGGGCGACTGGATTGGCTACTTTACCTATGGAGTTTTTGACGGTGAAACTTTTGAACTTCAAAAATTCGAACAATAA
- the rsmI gene encoding 16S rRNA (cytidine(1402)-2'-O)-methyltransferase: MSKLYIVPTPIGNLEDMTFRAIRILKEVDLILAEDTRTSGKLLKHFEIGTHMHSHHMHNEHKTTENLIARLKAGETIALISDAGTPAISDPGFLLTRACVENKIEVECLPGATAFVPALVNSGLPNDKFIFEGFLPDKKGRQTRFLALAEETRTMILYVSPHKLVKTLAEFIQYFGEDRQVCVSRELSKLHEENVRGTAKEVLAHFEKTAPRGEIVVVVAGKTITKEPKKSKFSKDEPEEDED, from the coding sequence ATGTCTAAATTATATATCGTTCCAACGCCAATTGGCAATCTTGAAGACATGACTTTTCGTGCCATTCGGATTTTGAAAGAAGTCGATTTGATCTTGGCGGAAGATACCAGAACGAGTGGAAAATTGTTGAAGCATTTTGAAATTGGTACGCACATGCACAGCCATCATATGCACAACGAACACAAAACAACCGAAAACTTAATTGCGCGTTTGAAAGCCGGCGAAACCATTGCCTTGATTTCAGATGCTGGAACTCCGGCGATTTCAGATCCCGGATTTTTATTAACGCGCGCTTGTGTCGAAAATAAAATAGAAGTCGAATGTTTGCCTGGCGCAACCGCTTTTGTTCCAGCTTTAGTAAACAGCGGATTGCCAAACGATAAATTTATTTTTGAAGGTTTTCTGCCTGATAAAAAAGGACGTCAAACTCGATTTTTGGCTTTAGCCGAAGAAACACGAACAATGATTTTATACGTTTCGCCACATAAACTCGTTAAGACTTTAGCTGAGTTTATTCAGTATTTTGGCGAAGACCGACAAGTTTGTGTTTCAAGAGAATTGTCAAAACTACATGAAGAAAACGTACGCGGAACTGCAAAAGAAGTTTTAGCGCATTTTGAAAAAACAGCACCACGTGGCGAAATTGTTGTAGTCGTTGCCGGAAAAACAATAACAAAAGAACCTAAGAAAAGTAAGTTTTCGAAGGATGAACCAGAAGAAGACGAAGATTAA
- a CDS encoding thymidine kinase, whose protein sequence is MFLENTVNHKEQFGWIEVICGSMFSGKTEELIRRLKRAQFAKQRVEIFKPAIDTRYHDEMVVSHDSNEIRSTPVPAAANISILAQGCDVVGIDEAQFFDDEIVTVCNDLANQGIRVIVAGLDMDFKGNPFGPMPALMATAEYVTKVHAVCTRTGNLANYSFRKTDNDKLVMLGETEEYEPLSRAAYYNAMKKIQDK, encoded by the coding sequence ATGTTTCTCGAAAATACAGTAAATCACAAAGAACAATTTGGTTGGATTGAAGTTATTTGTGGATCAATGTTTTCGGGTAAAACCGAGGAGTTAATCCGCAGATTAAAACGCGCCCAATTTGCCAAACAAAGAGTCGAAATCTTTAAACCTGCCATTGATACCCGCTATCATGACGAAATGGTGGTATCTCATGATTCCAACGAAATTCGCTCAACTCCGGTTCCTGCCGCTGCTAATATTTCCATTTTAGCACAAGGCTGCGACGTTGTTGGTATTGACGAAGCTCAGTTTTTTGACGATGAGATTGTTACCGTTTGTAATGATCTTGCTAATCAGGGAATTCGTGTGATAGTTGCAGGGCTTGATATGGATTTTAAAGGAAATCCTTTTGGACCAATGCCAGCGCTTATGGCAACCGCCGAATATGTAACTAAAGTTCATGCCGTTTGTACCAGAACAGGAAATCTTGCCAATTACAGTTTCCGTAAAACTGACAATGACAAATTAGTAATGCTTGGCGAAACCGAAGAATATGAACCGTTAAGTCGTGCCGCGTATTATAACGCCATGAAAAAGATTCAGGATAAATAA
- the asnS gene encoding asparagine--tRNA ligase, with protein sequence MKHTKVKDLLNSTTTLQEVNAKGWVRTFRNNQFIALNDGSTINNIQCVVDFENTPEETLKRITTGAAVSVIGTLVESKGAGQKYEIQVSKIEILGDSDAEKFPMQPKKHSLEFLRENAHLRVRTNAFGAIMRVRSVLSFAVHKYFQEKGFVYVNTPIITGADAEGAGEMFQVTSLPLDNLPKNEEGNIDFKKDFFGKHTNLTVSGQLEGETFAMALGQIYTFGPTFRAENSNTSRHLAEFWMIEPEVAFNDLDDNMDLAEDFIQYVIKYALDNCQDDLKFLEGRLLEEEKSKPQADRSEMALLEKLNFVLENNFKRVSYTEAIDILRDSTPNKKKKFQYIINEWGADLQSEHERYLVEKHFKCPVILFDYPANIKAFYMRLNDNTEPGRETVRAMDILFPGIGEIVGGSEREERYDVLVEKMKALEIDEEELYWYLDTRRFGSATHAGFGLGFERLVLFVTGMTNIRDVIPFPRTPGSAEF encoded by the coding sequence ATGAAACACACAAAAGTTAAAGACTTATTAAACAGTACGACGACGCTTCAGGAGGTTAATGCAAAAGGATGGGTGAGAACTTTTAGAAATAATCAGTTCATCGCGCTTAATGACGGTTCTACCATTAATAATATACAATGTGTTGTTGATTTTGAAAATACACCGGAAGAAACTTTAAAAAGAATCACGACGGGAGCTGCAGTTTCTGTAATTGGAACTTTGGTTGAAAGTAAAGGTGCAGGTCAGAAATATGAAATTCAGGTTTCTAAGATTGAAATTTTAGGAGATTCTGATGCGGAGAAATTCCCAATGCAGCCTAAAAAACACTCTTTAGAATTTTTACGTGAGAATGCACATTTACGTGTTCGTACAAATGCTTTTGGAGCAATTATGCGTGTACGTTCTGTATTGTCATTTGCGGTTCACAAATATTTTCAGGAAAAAGGATTTGTGTATGTAAATACGCCAATTATCACTGGAGCTGATGCTGAAGGTGCTGGAGAAATGTTTCAGGTGACTTCGTTGCCTTTAGATAATCTTCCAAAAAACGAAGAAGGAAACATTGACTTCAAAAAAGATTTCTTCGGAAAACATACAAACTTAACGGTTTCGGGACAATTAGAAGGTGAAACTTTTGCAATGGCTTTGGGTCAGATTTATACTTTTGGACCAACTTTTAGAGCAGAAAATTCAAATACTTCTCGTCACCTTGCAGAATTTTGGATGATTGAGCCAGAAGTTGCTTTCAATGACCTTGATGACAACATGGATTTGGCTGAAGATTTTATTCAGTATGTGATTAAATATGCTTTAGACAATTGTCAGGATGATTTGAAATTCTTGGAAGGAAGACTTCTTGAAGAAGAAAAATCAAAACCTCAGGCTGACAGAAGCGAAATGGCTTTGTTAGAGAAATTAAACTTCGTATTGGAGAACAACTTCAAACGTGTTTCTTATACGGAAGCAATTGATATCTTGAGAGATTCTACTCCAAATAAAAAGAAAAAATTCCAATATATCATCAACGAATGGGGAGCTGATTTACAATCAGAACACGAGCGTTATTTGGTGGAGAAACACTTTAAATGTCCGGTAATCTTGTTTGATTACCCTGCAAACATTAAAGCGTTTTACATGCGTTTGAATGACAATACAGAACCAGGAAGAGAAACGGTTCGTGCAATGGATATCCTTTTCCCTGGAATTGGAGAAATCGTTGGTGGTTCTGAAAGAGAAGAGCGTTACGATGTTTTGGTTGAAAAAATGAAAGCTTTAGAAATCGATGAAGAAGAATTATACTGGTATTTAGACACCAGAAGATTTGGATCAGCGACTCACGCAGGTTTCGGACTTGGATTTGAGCGTTTGGTATTGTTTGTAACTGGAATGACAAACATTAGAGACGTAATTCCTTTCCCGAGAACTCCTGGAAGTGCGGAATTTTAA
- the recJ gene encoding single-stranded-DNA-specific exonuclease RecJ, with translation MRWTLKTKPSQDKIKHLAQALNVEDFVATLLIQRGIETFDDAKNFFRPSLEHLHDPFLMKDMNKAVSRIEQAIENQENILVFGDYDVDGTTAVSLVSSYLKSHYPNIATYIPDRYLEGYGISFKGIDFADDNGFTLIIALDCGIKSIDHIAYAKEKNIDFIICDHHRPGEFLPDAVAILDPKREDCTYPYDELCGCGVGFKLIQALGTNRNETIEDLIPYLDLVATAIAADIVPITGENRVLAYYGLQVINSDPRPGIKALVHQVKKKTLDITDVVFIISPRINAAGRIKHGNHAVELLTEFNFEQAQQFASEIEQYNSDRKDLDKQITKEAFQQILANNEQDRFSTVVFQEDWHKGVIGIVASRLIETYYRPTLVFTKSGDKYAASARSVKGFDVYNALDACSEHLEQFGGHMYAAGMTLKAENYKIFKDAFEKQVQETILPEMRTPEIEVDAEINFSDITPKLIRILKQFEPFGPLNMTPVFMTKEVKDTGYAKTLGAEEEHLRLFVKQYNSDGIAAIGFGLGKKLDITKNQNTFQLAYSLAENEWNGTVSTQLMLKDIRTNDE, from the coding sequence ATGCGTTGGACATTAAAAACAAAACCTTCTCAAGATAAAATCAAACATTTGGCGCAAGCCTTGAATGTAGAAGATTTTGTAGCAACACTTTTGATTCAGCGTGGCATTGAAACTTTTGACGATGCTAAGAATTTCTTTCGTCCTTCATTAGAACATCTTCATGATCCTTTCCTGATGAAAGACATGAATAAAGCCGTTTCCCGAATCGAACAGGCGATTGAAAATCAGGAAAACATCTTGGTTTTTGGCGATTATGATGTCGACGGAACAACGGCAGTTTCTTTGGTTTCTTCTTATCTAAAATCTCATTATCCTAATATTGCCACATATATTCCAGATCGTTATCTTGAAGGTTACGGAATTTCTTTTAAAGGAATCGACTTTGCCGATGATAATGGATTTACGTTAATCATCGCTTTAGACTGTGGAATAAAATCCATTGATCATATTGCTTACGCGAAAGAAAAAAACATAGACTTTATTATTTGTGATCACCACAGACCAGGAGAATTTCTTCCCGATGCGGTTGCGATTTTAGATCCAAAAAGAGAAGATTGCACGTATCCATATGATGAATTATGTGGTTGTGGCGTTGGTTTTAAATTAATTCAGGCTTTAGGAACAAATAGAAACGAAACGATAGAAGATTTAATTCCGTATCTGGATTTGGTTGCAACAGCAATTGCAGCGGATATTGTACCGATAACGGGCGAAAACAGAGTTTTGGCTTACTACGGATTGCAAGTTATTAATTCAGATCCAAGACCGGGAATTAAAGCTTTGGTACATCAGGTAAAAAAGAAAACGCTTGATATTACCGATGTTGTTTTTATTATTTCTCCCCGAATAAATGCTGCCGGAAGAATCAAACACGGTAATCATGCTGTTGAATTATTAACAGAATTTAATTTTGAGCAAGCGCAACAATTTGCTTCAGAAATAGAACAATACAATTCAGACAGAAAAGATCTGGACAAACAAATTACGAAAGAAGCTTTTCAGCAAATCCTGGCCAATAACGAACAAGACCGATTTTCGACAGTTGTGTTTCAGGAAGACTGGCATAAAGGCGTTATTGGAATTGTAGCTTCACGACTTATCGAGACTTATTATCGACCAACTTTGGTTTTTACCAAAAGCGGTGATAAATATGCGGCTTCTGCCAGATCTGTAAAAGGATTTGATGTTTACAACGCTCTTGATGCTTGTTCTGAACATTTAGAACAATTTGGAGGACATATGTATGCAGCAGGAATGACGTTGAAAGCGGAGAACTACAAAATCTTCAAAGACGCTTTTGAAAAGCAAGTGCAGGAAACCATTTTGCCGGAAATGCGAACGCCGGAAATAGAAGTTGATGCTGAAATTAACTTTAGTGATATTACTCCAAAACTAATTCGGATTTTAAAACAATTCGAACCTTTTGGACCGCTGAATATGACGCCTGTTTTTATGACCAAAGAAGTAAAAGATACAGGTTATGCCAAAACTTTAGGCGCGGAAGAAGAACATTTGAGACTTTTTGTAAAGCAATATAATTCAGATGGAATAGCTGCAATAGGTTTTGGATTGGGAAAAAAATTAGACATTACAAAAAATCAAAATACTTTTCAGCTGGCGTATTCGTTGGCTGAAAACGAGTGGAACGGAACCGTTTCGACTCAACTTATGCTAAAAGATATTAGAACAAATGACGAATAA
- a CDS encoding cytochrome c3 family protein: MKKTRILFAIVVLAVFLSNCTNKSDEYIDPRGTDYAGSESCIDCHKTQYDMALQSSHFKATAPAILGNVLGDFDSKNHVFIYDKNTKLVMEKRNDSLYQVLYKNGKEVEAHRFEIVFGAKHAQTSVYWRENNTYELPVSYYSSINNWATSPGFPADKPYFDRMVMKDCYSCHASNISSRNVGQKSTEKNFMSMDVEDIIDRKTIVYGIDCERCHGPAKAHVQFHIKNPNVKVANSITSYKTLNRQQKLDACALCHAGNDGMKIKSRFDFKPGSVLSDFYRETRSITDTAKFDVHGNQFRLMSQSKCFIKSEKMDCITCHNPHENASKNLASYSKICMSCHQDFKHNETTLKTMSGSLLASNCVECHMPKQSSGAIKFQLSNTKQMSNYVLRTHKIGIYPTNKK, encoded by the coding sequence ATGAAAAAAACACGCATTCTTTTTGCTATAGTTGTTTTAGCGGTTTTCTTGTCAAATTGCACAAACAAATCTGATGAATATATTGATCCTCGCGGTACTGATTACGCAGGTTCTGAAAGTTGTATTGATTGTCATAAAACGCAATATGATATGGCTTTGCAAAGTTCTCATTTTAAAGCAACTGCTCCTGCAATTTTAGGGAATGTTTTGGGTGATTTTGATTCAAAAAATCACGTTTTTATCTACGATAAGAATACCAAATTGGTAATGGAAAAGCGCAACGACAGTCTTTATCAGGTTTTGTATAAAAACGGAAAGGAAGTTGAGGCGCATCGTTTTGAGATTGTTTTTGGTGCTAAACATGCACAGACCTCAGTTTATTGGCGTGAGAATAATACCTATGAATTACCGGTTTCGTATTATAGTTCTATAAATAATTGGGCAACAAGTCCTGGATTTCCTGCTGATAAACCTTATTTTGATCGAATGGTGATGAAGGATTGTTATTCTTGCCATGCTTCAAATATTAGCAGTCGAAATGTTGGACAGAAATCGACAGAAAAAAACTTCATGTCTATGGATGTTGAAGATATTATTGATCGAAAAACCATCGTTTACGGAATTGATTGTGAGCGTTGCCATGGACCAGCGAAAGCGCATGTTCAATTTCATATTAAAAATCCAAACGTAAAAGTTGCTAATAGCATCACAAGTTATAAAACATTAAACAGACAACAAAAGCTTGATGCGTGCGCACTTTGTCACGCCGGAAATGACGGAATGAAAATAAAATCCCGTTTTGATTTTAAACCCGGAAGTGTTTTATCTGACTTTTACAGAGAGACTCGAAGTATTACTGATACAGCAAAATTTGATGTACATGGAAATCAATTTCGTTTGATGTCACAAAGCAAATGTTTTATCAAAAGTGAAAAAATGGATTGTATTACATGTCACAATCCGCATGAAAATGCTTCTAAGAATCTGGCTTCTTATTCTAAAATATGTATGAGTTGTCATCAGGATTTCAAGCATAATGAAACGACATTAAAAACGATGTCAGGAAGCTTATTGGCATCTAATTGCGTAGAATGTCATATGCCTAAACAATCATCAGGTGCAATTAAATTCCAACTTTCGAACACGAAACAAATGTCGAATTATGTTTTGAGAACGCACAAAATTGGAATTTATCCGACGAATAAAAAATAA